The Osmerus eperlanus chromosome 20, fOsmEpe2.1, whole genome shotgun sequence DNA segment TATAGGAATAAACCATGAAGCCTCACCACATGATAAGCGATGCCTCCGAGTTGCATGTGGGCATGCACTACCTCCATCATGTGGGAAGTGATCTGATTCATGTCTTGAAGACGACGTATATTAGAGGCTACTAAAGACCTCCGACCCTAATTCACACATTTAAGGACATCTTTTAGGAGGACAACTAGAGTGTACATTTCCTCTCACCAACTGAGAACATCTACCTGAAAGGTACGTAGGGTTCCTGAGACTTTCACATATGTTCCTGGAAGAACCATTGCCTCCTCCACATATGGGTTCTTAAGAGATCAATAAATGGGGACAGAGTAAACCAACTCAAGGTTAAAAAGGTGTAATTTACTTATGTCCATGCCTTTTAATTGAGAATTCAGGAGAACATGTTAAGACTCTCCTTGGTCAATAACTGACCTCAGTGTCTGCCCACAGCTTTACATTCATAGGTGGCCCAGACATGTCATCCATTGAGTATAAGATGCTGGTGTTAGAAGAAAGAGTTCTCCTTATGATACCCACCAGAGATACCTGCTCAGAAGGTAACACACTATATAAAGCATTGTTTAAATAGCTATATCATCAAGACATAGCTGGCTACAAGAGGGTAGAAACAGAACAAAAATCCAGCCAGATCTAATTAGTTCTTAGAAAGTataaagagggacagagagaccttGATGTTTGATAGAACTCGATAAGAACAGCTCCCGCTCTCTCCACTGTCTGCACACAAAGTTGAGCTAAATTCTAATTCACTTAATGTCTATGCTACAAATGGGACAGACTGTACCTGGTTAATTTCAGTGTCTCCAATTGTAAAGACATTGTTGGATTCCGAGGCTGACAAGAGCTGAGACACTGTGCACGGCAGAATCTGAAGGGCAGCCCGGCTCTGTGAAAAGATCCATGACAAGCAGGTCACATTTACATGTACAAAAACCCCAACCCATGTTCCGAAAGGAACCATGGCTTTATAAAAAGGTTTCCTAAAATCCAAAGGAAATGTCATAATACCATAGCTGCTGGGAGAAGTAACTTGATGGAACTCACACACCTTTGTGTTCACCCTGGTTTGAAAGCAGGTGAAACCACCTTGGGACTGGTTGTACCCATGTCCCTTTCCAGAGTAGCTGTAACCTTTTGGAAGACAAGTTCATTGTAGGATGTGACACTGCATGCTACAACTAGAATGGCCTGTCCAGCATAGAAGTACTATTGCTGAAGAATTGTACAACATTTCACTTTTGCAAAAAACAACTTCACCCGGTATCATATAATACTAATTTGAATACTAATTTAAAACTCACTGTTGTTCAACATTTTAACTGCTTTGAAACTGGATCAACAATCCAATCCAAGTTGGATGTCAACCATCAATGAAGGATATTCACCGTGTTTAATTGGTATTTTCAGTACCATGCACCAGGTGAGTTTATTCTCACTAATTAGCCTTTCCATTTATGGGCTGCAGTTTGCTTCTGATGTTTTGTTCCTTTTTAAACAAAAGGTAGTCAGAACTCTAATACAGTCATGTTTTATCATACCCCCCAAAAAGCCAGCAATCATACAATGAAagacagcattttttttttccataaatGGCATTTAATCTCTTCAAAACGTCTTACAATGGCATACAAGGAAAACTTCCTAGTAAAAAGTTTGAGCCCTAGTGCACCTGTTTGCAAGTCCCTTCATTGTTGTATATATTTCAAAGGAGTTGTTTGTAATTGTTACATCCTGTTTTTAATTGTTACATCCTGTTTGCAATCCTGTTGATTTCCTAGGGTTTCAAAATGGAGAGACGATTGAGTTGATCACGGCTGTGTACACGATCTCATTACTGAAAATCACAACAGGCCAGTAAAAACATACATTTTCCATCACTAGCACAAAAGTGCAGTCTTCAACTGTAAATATCAcacttttgaaaacaaaatgtaaGAATTAACTGTTGTAAAAATCAACCCTACCACAGCAATATACAACTCAAAACGTAAGACTTATCCAACAAACATCCCAATGTCCACAAACTTTGTTTAACCCAGGTGACTcatatacagtatttacaaaTGTGCAAAATAAATTTGATAAACACAAAATGG contains these protein-coding regions:
- the LOC134006867 gene encoding replication protein A 32 kDa subunit-like isoform X2 is translated as MLNNSYSYSGKGHGYNQSQGGFTCFQTRVNTKSRAALQILPCTVSQLLSASESNNVFTIGDTEINQVSLVGIIRRTLSSNTSILYSMDDMSGPPMNVKLWADTENPYVEEAMVLPGTYVKVSGTLRTFQGRRSLVASNIRRLQDMNQITSHMMEVVHAHMQLGGIAYHVNRVGDKLNSSADYAVSGVNQRSLVGGHSAAHTETCGLTTRQNQVLNMVKCCVAREGISLQDLSRRLGYLSMSVIRSRILYY
- the LOC134006867 gene encoding replication protein A 32 kDa subunit-like isoform X1 yields the protein MLNNSYSYSGKGHGYNQSQGGFTCFQTRVNTKSRAALQILPCTVSQLLSASESNNVFTIGDTEINQVSLVGIIRRTLSSNTSILYSMDDMSGPPMNVKLWADTENPYVEEAMVLPGTYVKVSGTLRTFQGRRSLVASNIRRLQDMNQITSHMMEVVHAHMQLGGIAYHVNRVGDKLNSSADYAVSGVNQRSLVGGHSAAHTETCGLTTRQNQVLNMVKCCVAREGISLQDLSRRLGYLSMSVIRLALKFLLNEGHVFSTIDEEHFKAIENSG